A region of bacterium DNA encodes the following proteins:
- the fusA gene encoding elongation factor G: MPLTMTRNIGIMAHIDAGKTTTTERILFYTGRLHRMGEVHEGGATMDWMEQEKERGITITSAATTCYWRDHRVNIIDTPGHVDFTVEVERSLRVLDGAVALFCAVGGVEPQSETVWRQADRYHVPRICFVNKMDRAGADFFRVVEMIRTRLHANPVPVAIPLGAGDMFNGVVDLITFKSMIWVEESQGLRYEEFDVPKDIWDVAHHWREKLIEAVSDYDDHLMEAFLNEKPIAPEEIRAALRKATIDMKIFPVLVGSSFKNKGVQPLLDAVVDYLPSPVDVGAVTGIHPKTEEEEIREADPEAPFAALAFKIMNDPYVGKLTFFRVYSGRLQTGSMVLNANTGKKERIARLLLMSANKREDVQEVSAGDIAATVALRAVRTGDTLCNEHHPIMLEKMEFPTPVIEVSIEPKSKADQDKISDALTRLADEDPTFRVTQNDETGQTIIAGMGELHLEIIVDRLLREFKVDAVVGRPQVSYKECIRKSAHINYKFAKQSGGRGQFAHVVLDIEPATPGVGFVFENKIMGGAIPKEYIPAVQKGLEEAMKTGVLAGYPLMDIKATLVDGSYHEVDSSELAFKICASMALKDGVRKADPALMEPIMKVEAVTPDTYLGNVVGDINSRRGRIQDMHPRSDGQVVHALVPLSEMFGYATSLRSLTQGRAIFSMMFDHFQEVPTSVSEKILEKK, encoded by the coding sequence CTGCCGCTGACCATGACCCGGAATATCGGCATCATGGCGCACATCGATGCCGGTAAGACGACCACGACGGAACGCATTCTCTTTTATACAGGCCGCCTGCACCGCATGGGCGAAGTGCACGAAGGCGGGGCGACGATGGACTGGATGGAGCAGGAAAAAGAGCGCGGCATCACGATTACCTCCGCCGCGACGACCTGCTACTGGAGAGACCATCGCGTCAACATCATTGACACCCCGGGCCATGTGGACTTCACCGTAGAAGTTGAGCGTTCCCTCCGCGTGCTGGATGGCGCCGTGGCCCTGTTCTGCGCCGTGGGCGGTGTGGAGCCGCAATCGGAAACCGTGTGGCGTCAGGCCGATCGGTATCATGTCCCCCGCATCTGTTTCGTCAACAAGATGGACCGGGCGGGCGCGGACTTCTTCCGCGTCGTGGAGATGATCCGGACCCGCCTGCACGCGAATCCGGTGCCGGTGGCGATTCCGCTGGGCGCGGGCGACATGTTCAACGGCGTCGTGGACCTGATCACGTTCAAGTCCATGATCTGGGTGGAAGAATCCCAGGGATTGCGCTACGAAGAGTTCGACGTGCCCAAGGACATTTGGGATGTCGCCCACCACTGGCGCGAAAAGCTGATCGAAGCCGTTTCCGATTACGATGATCATCTGATGGAAGCTTTTCTGAACGAAAAGCCCATCGCCCCCGAAGAGATCCGGGCGGCCCTTCGCAAGGCCACCATCGACATGAAGATCTTTCCGGTGCTGGTCGGATCATCTTTCAAGAATAAGGGTGTGCAGCCGCTGCTGGATGCGGTGGTAGATTATCTTCCTTCGCCGGTGGATGTAGGCGCGGTCACGGGAATCCATCCCAAGACCGAAGAGGAAGAGATTCGCGAAGCCGATCCGGAAGCCCCCTTTGCCGCGCTGGCGTTCAAGATCATGAACGATCCCTATGTCGGCAAGCTGACGTTCTTTAGAGTCTATTCGGGCCGCCTGCAGACCGGGTCCATGGTGCTGAATGCGAACACCGGCAAGAAGGAGCGCATCGCGCGCCTGCTGCTGATGAGCGCCAACAAGCGCGAGGACGTGCAGGAAGTTTCCGCCGGCGATATCGCCGCCACGGTCGCGTTGCGCGCCGTGCGCACGGGCGACACGCTGTGCAACGAGCATCACCCGATCATGCTGGAGAAGATGGAGTTTCCGACTCCGGTCATCGAAGTCTCGATCGAGCCGAAGTCGAAAGCCGACCAGGACAAGATTTCCGATGCGCTCACCCGGCTGGCGGACGAAGACCCGACCTTCCGGGTTACGCAGAACGACGAGACGGGACAGACGATTATCGCCGGCATGGGCGAGCTGCACCTTGAAATTATTGTGGACCGCCTGTTGCGCGAGTTCAAGGTGGATGCGGTGGTCGGAAGACCGCAGGTGTCCTACAAAGAGTGCATTCGCAAGTCGGCGCATATCAACTACAAGTTCGCCAAACAGTCCGGCGGGCGCGGCCAATTCGCGCATGTGGTCCTTGACATAGAACCGGCGACACCCGGTGTGGGATTTGTCTTCGAGAACAAGATCATGGGCGGTGCGATTCCCAAGGAATACATCCCCGCGGTGCAGAAGGGTCTCGAAGAGGCGATGAAGACCGGCGTGCTGGCAGGGTATCCGCTGATGGATATCAAAGCCACGCTGGTGGACGGATCCTATCATGAAGTCGACTCGTCCGAACTGGCCTTCAAGATTTGCGCCAGCATGGCGCTGAAGGACGGAGTCCGTAAGGCCGATCCGGCGCTGATGGAACCGATCATGAAGGTCGAAGCGGTCACGCCGGACACATACCTCGGCAATGTGGTGGGCGACATCAATTCGCGCCGCGGCCGGATTCAGGATATGCATCCGCGTTCCGATGGCCAGGTCGTCCATGCCCTGGTTCCGCTCTCTGAGATGTTTGGATATGCCACGTCGCTCCGGTCGCTGACCCAGGGACGCGCCATTTTCTCGATGATGTTCGACCACTTCCAGGAAGTGCCGACCTCCGTTTCCGAAAAGATACTGGAAAAGAAATAA
- the rpsG gene encoding 30S ribosomal protein S7, whose protein sequence is MSRRKRSFRRERLTDPKYGSAEVAAFINGLLRRGKRSIAENILYGALNIIEEKTKSDPLEVFIKAMKSVAPIVEVKSRRVGGSTYQVPIEVRPNRRQALAIRWLINYGRARGEKTMAQKLASEFMAAAKGEGSAIKKRDDTHKMAEANKAFAHFRW, encoded by the coding sequence ATGTCCAGAAGAAAGCGATCCTTCAGGCGTGAAAGGCTGACCGACCCGAAGTACGGTTCGGCAGAAGTAGCGGCCTTCATCAACGGTCTGCTCCGCAGAGGCAAACGCTCGATTGCCGAGAACATCCTTTACGGCGCGTTGAATATTATCGAAGAGAAGACGAAGAGCGATCCGCTTGAAGTCTTCATCAAGGCTATGAAGAGCGTAGCCCCGATCGTCGAGGTCAAGAGCCGCCGCGTCGGTGGATCCACCTATCAGGTGCCCATCGAAGTCCGGCCCAACCGCCGTCAGGCATTGGCCATCCGCTGGCTGATCAACTACGGGCGGGCGCGGGGTGAGAAGACCATGGCCCAGAAACTCGCCAGCGAGTTCATGGCCGCCGCCAAAGGTGAAGGCTCCGCGATCAAGAAGCGTGACGACACGCACAAGATGGCTGAGGCCAACAAGGCGTTTGCCCACTTCCGCTGGTAG
- the rpsS gene encoding 30S ribosomal protein S19 yields the protein MARSLKKGPFIDPRLEGRILKMNDAHEKKVLKTWSRRSMISPDFVGHTLAVHNGKKFLPVYITENMVGHKLGEFAPTRTFKGHTAKKAEKTVAKK from the coding sequence ATGGCACGATCTCTGAAGAAGGGGCCGTTCATTGACCCCAGACTGGAAGGGAGAATTCTGAAGATGAACGATGCGCACGAGAAGAAAGTGCTCAAGACGTGGTCGCGTCGTTCGATGATTTCGCCGGATTTTGTCGGCCACACGCTGGCCGTGCATAACGGCAAGAAGTTCTTGCCCGTGTATATCACGGAAAATATGGTCGGGCATAAGCTCGGCGAATTCGCCCCGACACGGACATTCAAGGGCCACACGGCCAAAAAAGCCGAAAAAACGGTCGCCAAGAAGTAG
- the rplC gene encoding 50S ribosomal protein L3, with product MIGLIGRKVGMTRVFDAKGNVTPVTVIELGPNQITNLRTLDKNGYVATCLGFEQKRDKLVRKPQKGHYAKLGITAPRVEKELREMELEGKRVGDSVKCDLFTVGDLVKVTGVSKGKGYAGVIKRHHFSGPVSTHGTHEFFRHGGAIGAHTFPGRVWKDMRMAGRMGHDNVTVRNLKVVRVDVDANLIMIKGAVPGPNQGLVVVLK from the coding sequence ATGATCGGACTCATCGGAAGAAAAGTGGGCATGACCCGCGTCTTTGACGCCAAGGGGAACGTTACCCCCGTTACCGTCATCGAACTCGGCCCCAATCAGATCACCAACCTTCGCACCCTGGACAAGAACGGGTACGTGGCCACCTGTCTCGGCTTCGAACAGAAGCGGGATAAGCTGGTGCGCAAGCCGCAGAAGGGGCACTATGCGAAACTTGGGATCACCGCGCCGCGCGTGGAAAAAGAGTTGCGCGAAATGGAACTCGAAGGCAAGCGCGTCGGAGACAGCGTGAAGTGCGACCTGTTCACCGTGGGCGACCTCGTCAAGGTGACGGGTGTGTCCAAGGGTAAGGGCTATGCGGGCGTCATCAAGCGCCATCATTTCTCCGGCCCGGTGTCCACGCACGGTACGCACGAGTTTTTCCGGCACGGTGGCGCCATCGGTGCGCACACCTTTCCCGGCCGCGTATGGAAAGACATGCGTATGGCTGGCCGCATGGGGCATGACAATGTCACCGTGCGTAACCTTAAGGTCGTCCGTGTGGACGTGGACGCCAATTTGATCATGATCAAGGGTGCCGTCCCCGGCCCGAACCAAGGGCTTGTCGTAGTCCTAAAGTAA
- the rplB gene encoding 50S ribosomal protein L2, whose amino-acid sequence MPVKKFRPLTPSQRFRTVLVRTDLSKEKPEKSLLTPLPHSGGRNNNGRATNINTGGGHKRFYRIIDFRRDKFDIPAKVARLEYDPNRSANIALLFYADGEKRYILAPDGLRVGDTITSSRTVTDIRVGNAMPLARIPLGSFVHNVEMRVGKGGQIARSAGTSIQVMSVDTNYALLKLPSGEVRKVPVQCLATVGQVGNLDHEKISSGKAGRTRWLGRRPHNRAVAKNPVDHPMGGGEGKSSGGRHPCTPWGKPTKGYKTRNPRKLSSKLIVRRRNVQTRG is encoded by the coding sequence ATGCCTGTAAAGAAGTTCAGACCCCTTACCCCAAGTCAGCGTTTCCGCACCGTTCTGGTACGGACCGACTTGTCGAAGGAAAAGCCCGAGAAGAGCCTGCTGACTCCGCTGCCCCACAGCGGCGGCCGCAACAATAACGGGCGAGCGACCAACATCAATACCGGTGGCGGCCATAAGCGGTTCTATCGCATTATTGATTTCCGCCGCGACAAGTTTGATATCCCGGCCAAGGTCGCGCGGCTCGAATACGATCCGAACCGCAGCGCCAACATCGCCCTGTTGTTCTACGCCGACGGCGAAAAGCGTTACATCCTCGCGCCCGACGGGCTGCGGGTGGGTGACACGATCACCTCGTCGCGCACCGTGACGGACATTCGCGTGGGCAACGCGATGCCGTTGGCGAGAATCCCCCTCGGGTCCTTCGTCCACAACGTGGAAATGAGGGTCGGCAAGGGCGGACAGATCGCGCGCTCGGCGGGAACCAGCATTCAGGTCATGTCGGTCGATACGAACTACGCGCTGCTTAAGCTGCCTTCGGGGGAAGTGCGCAAGGTTCCGGTGCAGTGTCTGGCCACGGTGGGCCAGGTGGGCAACCTCGACCATGAAAAGATTTCGTCGGGCAAGGCCGGCCGCACCCGCTGGCTGGGCCGCCGCCCCCATAACCGCGCCGTGGCGAAGAACCCGGTGGACCACCCGATGGGTGGTGGTGAAGGCAAGAGTTCAGGCGGTCGCCATCCCTGCACGCCGTGGGGTAAGCCGACCAAGGGTTACAAGACGCGCAATCCGCGCAAGCTGTCGAGCAAGTTGATTGTTCGCCGCCGCAACGTTCAGACGAGAGGATAA
- the rplD gene encoding 50S ribosomal protein L4, with protein MQLPVYKRDGSKTPETVEIPDVLVHGTAETPFEPNDHAIWLAVRSEEAAQRQGTAATKNRKIVRGGGRKPFKQKGTGNARQGTIRSPLNPGGGTIFGPQPHLYHVKLTDKLRKLARRSAFVYKVQEEKIRVVEDFSLDAPRTRDIAGVFNALGLGKEKVLLLTPDFDLTLAKSVRNLKYAVSQKAEAASTRELMDCTAILVQKSALPKLVKVLDHAA; from the coding sequence ATGCAACTGCCTGTATATAAGCGAGACGGCTCGAAGACCCCGGAGACCGTGGAAATCCCGGATGTGCTGGTTCACGGCACCGCCGAGACCCCGTTCGAGCCGAACGACCACGCCATCTGGCTGGCTGTGCGCAGCGAAGAAGCCGCGCAGCGCCAGGGCACGGCCGCTACGAAGAACCGCAAGATCGTGCGTGGCGGCGGCCGCAAGCCCTTCAAGCAGAAGGGAACCGGCAACGCCCGTCAGGGTACCATTCGTTCGCCCCTCAATCCCGGTGGCGGCACCATTTTCGGACCGCAGCCCCACCTGTACCACGTCAAGCTGACGGACAAGCTCCGCAAGCTGGCGCGCCGCAGCGCCTTCGTGTACAAAGTGCAGGAAGAGAAGATCCGCGTGGTCGAAGACTTCAGTCTGGACGCACCGCGCACCCGGGACATCGCCGGCGTGTTCAACGCGCTGGGCTTGGGCAAGGAAAAGGTCCTGCTGCTCACTCCCGATTTCGATCTCACGCTGGCCAAGAGCGTGCGCAACCTGAAGTACGCCGTGTCCCAGAAGGCGGAAGCCGCCTCGACGCGCGAACTGATGGATTGCACGGCGATCCTGGTTCAGAAGAGCGCGCTGCCTAAACTTGTGAAGGTGCTCGACCATGCTGCATAA
- the rplW gene encoding 50S ribosomal protein L23: MHKRSVLRKPLLTEKVAQIQDKHNQYAFMVDPDANKVEIKRAVELKYSVTVKEVNTMCVRGKMKRLGRFEGKRADWKKAIVTLKAGDSIELAQNV; encoded by the coding sequence CTGCATAAGAGATCCGTTCTGCGCAAGCCGCTGCTCACGGAGAAAGTGGCCCAGATCCAGGACAAGCACAACCAGTACGCCTTCATGGTGGATCCCGACGCCAACAAGGTCGAGATCAAGCGCGCCGTCGAACTGAAGTACTCCGTGACCGTCAAGGAAGTCAACACGATGTGCGTGCGCGGAAAGATGAAGCGACTTGGCCGGTTTGAAGGCAAGCGGGCCGATTGGAAGAAGGCCATTGTCACGCTGAAGGCCGGTGACAGTATCGAGTTGGCCCAGAACGTATAG
- the rpsL gene encoding 30S ribosomal protein S12 yields the protein MPTVQQLIRLRREPAKYKTSAPALSRCPQRRGVCTRVYTTTPKKPNSALRKVARVKLTNGMVVTAYIPGEGHNLQEHSIVLIRGGRVKDLPGVRYHIIRGILDAAGVEGRKQGRSKYGTKKKAAVAAKGKK from the coding sequence TTGCCAACGGTTCAACAGCTAATCCGTCTGCGGCGCGAACCCGCCAAGTATAAAACGTCCGCACCTGCTTTATCCCGCTGCCCCCAGCGCCGGGGAGTCTGCACACGCGTCTACACCACCACGCCCAAGAAGCCGAATTCGGCCCTGCGCAAGGTTGCCCGTGTGAAGCTCACCAACGGCATGGTGGTCACGGCCTACATTCCGGGAGAAGGCCACAACCTGCAGGAGCACTCGATTGTGCTTATTCGCGGTGGCCGTGTTAAAGATCTGCCCGGAGTTCGTTATCACATCATCCGCGGTATTCTTGATGCCGCTGGCGTGGAAGGCCGCAAGCAGGGCCGTTCCAAGTACGGCACGAAGAAGAAGGCGGCAGTAGCAGCCAAGGGCAAGAAGTAG
- the rpoC gene encoding DNA-directed RNA polymerase subunit beta', whose product MLPLYTPDEVETGNFTKISISLASPDTILSWSHGEVTKPETINYRSYKPEKDGLFCEKIFGPVKDWECHCGKYRGIRYKGIVCDRCGVEVTKKDVRRKRMGHISLAVPVVHIWYFRSLPSKISYVLNVSTRDLERIIYYESFAVIQPGKSSLRRKDLLSESEYLEVMSELGPQEDLPPEERFVAKMGGEAIRDLLATEVIEDLAQELRAQIKVESSAQRKHDAIKKLRVVEAFKEAGATSLNKPEWMVMSVIPVVPPDLRPLVPLEGGRFATSDLNDLYRRTIIRNNRLKRLIEIRAPEVILRNEKRMLQEAVDSLFDNGRKSVAVRSDGNRPLKSLSDNLKGKQGRFRQNLLGKRVDYSGRSVIVVGPELKLHECGLPKDMAVELFKPFIIRKLIEYEFTKTVKSAKRLVEKKTDEVWAILEEIIKDHPVLLNRAPTLHRLGIQAFQPLLIEGKAIRLHPLVCAAFNADFDGDQMAVHVPLSYEAQVEARLLMMANHNILHPAHGRPIAVPSQDMVLGLYYLTKRKVGEPYEWKAFADPEEVIVAWNDRKIGLHTRIRVRTTGKLIETTVGRVLFNRILEQSIQDTRFFNEMLAKKRIEEIIYYNILTIGIGKTAEFLDRLKELGFSQATRAGISIGLADVEIPPEKDEIIEEAYRRVEEIQSQYEEGIITDGERYNHVIDIWTHTSTNVAEVMFNQLKSSHDGFNPIYMMADSGARGSKEQIRQLAGMRGLMAKPQKTMTGQKGEIIESPITANFKEGLSVLEYFISTHGARKGLADTALKTADAGYLTRRLVDVAQDVIIREWDCSTLRGIFLEEAQEGEEVTEQLHERVMGRVLSEPIFDPVSGEKIMEANTLVAEKEAAMLAQAGVTRIKIRSVLTCESVRGVCAMCYGTNLATGRLVDIGEAVGVMAAQSVGEPGTQLTLRTFHIGGAASRDVSESQRIAKRAGNIVFENVDFIHREDGKKISIRRSGLIKILDENNRQVARYKLPYGSEVYVNEGQHVAEGELLFNWDPYSDSILASTGGVIHYVDIKEEQTFHYQVDETTGMRHKVIIESKDRKLNPHLVIIDAEGNRQASHILPTDAHLLVDDGKPIKIGEPLAKMPRKSGSIRDITGGLPRVTELFEARRPKDPATVSEIDGIVRFGGLKRGVRMVTVTSLDGQVERKYAVPYGKHILVHDHDHVSAGEKITEGSVVPQDILAIQGAWKVQEYLVKEIQEVYRSQGVRINDKHIEVVVRQMLQKVRIEDPGDTDYLEGDHVDGLKFIRSNEKMLNKVVVEEQGDTPFRVNHLVERAEFNRENRKIRAAGGVEGKSRPAKPATSTPVLLGITQASLSTESFISAASFQETTRVLTDAAISKKTDMLSGLKENVIMGHLIPAGTGLIQYQKLRVRRPAEEEEELAKDFKITLPSLTGEPTEGVEEPRVGEVVVPEKRQEP is encoded by the coding sequence ATGCTTCCGCTTTATACGCCGGACGAAGTCGAAACCGGAAATTTCACGAAGATTTCGATCAGTCTGGCTTCTCCCGATACGATCTTATCGTGGTCTCACGGCGAGGTGACCAAGCCGGAGACCATTAACTACCGCAGCTACAAGCCGGAAAAAGACGGCCTGTTCTGCGAAAAAATCTTCGGCCCGGTCAAGGACTGGGAGTGCCATTGCGGCAAGTACCGCGGCATCCGTTACAAGGGCATTGTCTGCGACCGCTGCGGCGTGGAAGTGACCAAGAAGGATGTGCGGCGCAAGCGCATGGGGCACATCAGCCTCGCCGTACCCGTGGTGCACATCTGGTACTTCCGCAGTCTGCCGTCCAAGATCAGCTATGTGCTGAACGTCAGCACGCGCGATCTGGAACGCATCATCTATTACGAATCGTTCGCGGTGATTCAGCCGGGCAAGAGTTCGCTGCGCCGCAAGGATCTGCTCTCCGAATCCGAATATCTGGAAGTGATGAGCGAACTCGGACCGCAGGAAGACCTGCCGCCCGAAGAGCGGTTCGTCGCCAAGATGGGCGGCGAGGCGATCCGTGATCTGCTGGCGACGGAAGTCATCGAGGATCTGGCGCAGGAACTGCGCGCGCAGATCAAGGTGGAGTCCAGCGCCCAGCGCAAGCACGACGCGATCAAGAAGCTGCGCGTGGTGGAAGCGTTCAAGGAAGCCGGCGCCACCTCGCTGAACAAGCCCGAGTGGATGGTCATGTCGGTGATTCCGGTGGTTCCGCCGGACCTGCGTCCGCTGGTGCCGCTGGAAGGCGGCCGCTTTGCGACGTCGGATCTGAACGACCTGTACCGCCGCACGATTATCCGCAACAACCGGTTGAAGCGGCTGATCGAAATCCGGGCGCCTGAGGTGATTCTGCGCAACGAGAAGCGCATGTTGCAGGAAGCTGTGGATTCGCTGTTCGACAATGGCCGCAAGTCCGTGGCCGTGCGCAGCGACGGCAACCGCCCGCTGAAGAGCCTTTCGGACAACCTGAAAGGCAAGCAGGGACGTTTCCGCCAGAACCTGCTGGGCAAGCGCGTGGACTATTCGGGCCGTTCGGTCATCGTCGTCGGTCCGGAACTGAAGCTCCACGAGTGCGGTCTGCCCAAGGATATGGCCGTCGAGCTGTTCAAGCCCTTCATTATCCGCAAGCTGATCGAATACGAATTCACCAAGACGGTGAAGTCGGCCAAGCGCCTCGTCGAGAAAAAGACCGACGAAGTGTGGGCGATCCTCGAAGAGATTATCAAGGACCACCCGGTTCTGCTGAACCGCGCGCCGACGCTGCACCGTCTGGGTATTCAGGCCTTTCAACCGCTGCTCATCGAAGGCAAGGCAATCCGCCTGCATCCGCTGGTCTGCGCGGCATTCAACGCCGACTTCGACGGCGACCAGATGGCCGTCCACGTGCCGCTCTCCTACGAGGCGCAGGTGGAAGCCCGTCTGCTCATGATGGCGAACCACAATATTCTCCATCCGGCGCATGGCCGTCCGATTGCGGTGCCCTCGCAGGACATGGTGCTCGGTCTGTATTACCTGACCAAACGCAAGGTCGGCGAGCCGTACGAGTGGAAGGCGTTCGCCGATCCGGAAGAAGTGATCGTCGCGTGGAACGACCGGAAGATCGGCCTGCACACCCGCATTCGCGTGCGGACGACAGGCAAGCTGATCGAGACCACGGTGGGCCGCGTGCTGTTCAACCGGATTCTCGAGCAGAGTATTCAGGATACGCGCTTCTTCAACGAGATGCTCGCCAAGAAGCGCATCGAAGAGATCATCTACTACAACATTCTGACGATCGGCATCGGCAAGACCGCCGAATTCCTTGACCGTTTGAAGGAACTGGGCTTCAGCCAAGCGACCCGCGCCGGCATCTCCATCGGCCTCGCCGATGTGGAAATTCCGCCGGAAAAGGACGAGATCATCGAAGAGGCGTACCGCCGCGTCGAAGAGATCCAGTCGCAGTATGAAGAAGGTATCATCACGGACGGCGAACGTTACAACCACGTGATCGATATCTGGACGCATACCTCGACGAACGTGGCCGAGGTGATGTTCAACCAGCTCAAGTCGAGCCATGACGGCTTCAACCCCATCTACATGATGGCGGATTCGGGCGCTCGTGGTTCCAAGGAGCAGATCCGCCAGCTTGCCGGTATGCGTGGACTGATGGCCAAGCCGCAGAAGACGATGACCGGCCAGAAGGGTGAAATTATCGAAAGCCCGATTACGGCGAACTTCAAGGAAGGCCTGTCGGTTCTCGAGTACTTTATTTCGACGCACGGCGCCCGAAAGGGTCTGGCCGATACCGCTTTGAAGACCGCCGACGCCGGCTACCTGACGCGCCGTCTGGTGGACGTGGCGCAGGACGTGATTATCCGCGAATGGGATTGCAGCACGCTGCGCGGCATTTTCCTGGAGGAAGCTCAGGAAGGCGAAGAGGTCACGGAGCAGCTTCACGAGCGCGTGATGGGCCGCGTGTTGTCCGAGCCGATCTTCGATCCCGTCTCGGGCGAAAAGATCATGGAAGCGAATACTCTGGTGGCGGAGAAGGAAGCGGCGATGCTGGCCCAGGCCGGCGTGACCCGCATCAAGATCCGGTCGGTGCTGACGTGCGAATCGGTGCGCGGCGTGTGCGCCATGTGCTACGGGACGAACCTGGCGACAGGGCGTCTGGTGGACATCGGCGAGGCCGTGGGCGTCATGGCGGCGCAGTCGGTGGGCGAGCCCGGTACGCAGCTTACCCTGCGCACCTTCCACATCGGCGGCGCGGCGTCGCGCGATGTGTCCGAATCCCAGCGCATCGCCAAGCGCGCCGGTAACATCGTGTTCGAGAACGTGGACTTCATCCACCGCGAGGACGGAAAGAAGATTTCCATCCGCCGCAGCGGTTTGATCAAGATTCTCGACGAGAACAACCGGCAGGTCGCGCGGTACAAGCTGCCGTACGGCTCGGAAGTGTACGTCAACGAAGGCCAGCATGTCGCCGAGGGCGAGTTGCTGTTCAATTGGGATCCGTATTCGGACTCGATCCTGGCGTCGACGGGTGGCGTGATCCACTACGTGGACATCAAGGAAGAGCAGACTTTCCACTATCAGGTGGACGAAACCACGGGCATGCGGCACAAGGTGATCATCGAGTCCAAGGATCGCAAACTGAACCCGCACCTTGTGATCATCGACGCGGAAGGCAACCGCCAGGCGAGCCACATTTTGCCGACCGACGCCCACCTTCTGGTGGACGACGGCAAGCCGATCAAGATCGGCGAGCCTTTGGCCAAGATGCCGCGCAAGTCGGGCAGCATCCGCGACATTACCGGCGGTCTGCCGCGGGTTACGGAGCTGTTCGAAGCGCGCCGTCCCAAGGACCCGGCTACGGTATCGGAAATTGACGGTATCGTGCGTTTCGGCGGTCTCAAGCGCGGTGTGCGTATGGTGACGGTCACCTCGCTGGACGGCCAGGTAGAACGCAAGTACGCCGTGCCTTACGGCAAGCATATTCTGGTGCACGACCACGACCACGTGTCGGCGGGCGAAAAGATCACCGAAGGGTCGGTGGTGCCGCAGGACATTCTGGCCATTCAGGGCGCGTGGAAGGTGCAGGAGTACCTGGTCAAGGAAATTCAGGAAGTGTACCGGTCGCAGGGTGTGCGCATCAACGACAAGCACATCGAAGTGGTGGTGCGGCAGATGCTCCAGAAGGTGCGCATCGAGGATCCGGGCGACACCGATTACCTTGAAGGCGATCACGTGGACGGCTTGAAGTTCATCCGCTCCAACGAAAAGATGCTGAACAAGGTGGTGGTGGAGGAGCAGGGCGACACCCCGTTCCGCGTCAACCATCTGGTGGAGCGCGCCGAGTTCAACCGGGAGAACCGGAAGATCCGTGCGGCAGGCGGGGTGGAGGGCAAGTCCCGTCCGGCCAAGCCGGCGACGTCGACACCGGTGCTGCTGGGCATTACTCAGGCCAGCCTCTCAACCGAGAGCTTTATTTCGGCGGCGAGTTTCCAGGAGACGACCCGCGTGTTGACCGACGCAGCGATCTCGAAGAAGACGGATATGCTGTCCGGTCTGAAGGAAAATGTCATCATGGGCCATCTGATTCCTGCGGGGACGGGTCTGATCCAGTACCAGAAGCTGCGGGTACGCCGTCCGGCGGAGGAAGAGGAAGAGTTGGCGAAGGACTTCAAAATCACCTTGCCCTCTCTGACGGGCGAGCCAACTGAAGGCGTTGAAGAGCCTCGGGTTGGAGAGGTGGTTGTTCCGGAGAAGAGGCAGGAGCCTTAA
- the rpsJ gene encoding 30S ribosomal protein S10, with the protein MQKGFIRIRLKSYDHNLIDKSTEKIIQTAKSTGAVISGPIPLPTRRTVVTVNRSPHVDKKSREQFETRVHKRLIDILNSTPKTVDALIRIELPAGVDIEIKT; encoded by the coding sequence GTGCAGAAAGGTTTCATACGCATTCGGCTGAAGTCTTACGATCATAATCTGATCGATAAGTCCACCGAAAAGATCATCCAGACCGCTAAGAGTACGGGCGCGGTAATCTCGGGCCCCATCCCCTTGCCGACGCGCCGTACCGTAGTCACGGTCAACCGCTCCCCTCACGTGGACAAGAAGTCCCGCGAGCAGTTCGAGACCCGCGTTCATAAGCGGCTCATTGACATTCTCAACTCGACCCCCAAGACCGTGGACGCTCTGATTCGTATCGAGCTTCCTGCCGGTGTAGACATCGAAATCAAGACATGA